The Mucilaginibacter mallensis genome has a segment encoding these proteins:
- a CDS encoding peptidylprolyl isomerase: protein MKKLFTLALLLVTITSAFAKAPKNQYVRIKTSYGECIIRLYNETPQHRDNFIKLAKKGFYNGTLFHRVIQDFMIQGGDPDSKNAKSGVELGNGDVGYTIPAEFRDSLFHKRGVLAAARDDNPQKASSGCQFYIVEGKRLTDAELDKQQLKLDRKISGAQRNYYKTVGGVPHLDGKYTVYGEVVSGIDMVDLVAAVKKDENDRPLTDVPMTVEVLSKKECKQLDKIIPPTP, encoded by the coding sequence ATGAAGAAACTTTTTACACTGGCCCTTTTACTGGTTACTATAACAAGCGCTTTTGCCAAAGCACCCAAGAACCAATATGTACGCATCAAAACAAGTTACGGCGAATGTATCATCCGCTTGTATAACGAAACTCCGCAGCATCGCGATAATTTTATAAAACTGGCTAAAAAAGGCTTTTATAACGGAACGCTTTTTCACCGGGTGATACAGGATTTTATGATCCAGGGCGGCGATCCGGATTCAAAAAATGCCAAATCTGGCGTTGAACTGGGTAATGGCGATGTGGGTTACACTATTCCGGCAGAGTTTAGGGATAGCCTTTTCCATAAAAGAGGGGTACTTGCCGCCGCGCGTGATGATAACCCGCAAAAAGCATCAAGCGGATGCCAGTTTTACATTGTGGAAGGCAAACGCCTTACAGATGCCGAACTGGACAAGCAACAACTAAAACTTGACCGCAAGATATCAGGCGCACAACGCAATTATTACAAAACAGTAGGTGGTGTACCGCACCTCGATGGTAAATACACCGTTTATGGCGAGGTGGTAAGTGGTATTGATATGGTTGACTTAGTGGCTGCGGTTAAAAAGGATGAGAATGACCGCCCGTTAACTGATGTACCAATGACGGTTGAGGTGTTGAGTAAAAAAGAGTGTAAGCAATTGGATAAAATAATCCCCCCGACCCCCTGA